One window from the genome of Carassius carassius chromosome 15, fCarCar2.1, whole genome shotgun sequence encodes:
- the LOC132158056 gene encoding cytosolic 5'-nucleotidase 3: MDRNAVVKVGAMASVTVCALFGGVVFAQYIFTKKQRAGKKTKIIEMMPEFEKSTVHIRDPERVEQVICSLIKGGASKLQIITDFDMTLSKFAVNGKRCPTCHNIIDNCKLVTEECRKKLLQLKETYYPIEIDPHLTMEEKYPFMVEWYFKSHTYLVEQRLQKDKLPEVVRESDVCLREGYEQFFDRLHQHNVPMFIFSAGLGDVLEEIIRQAGVYHTNVKVVSNFMDFDDNGVLKGFKGELIHVYNKHDGALRNTEYFKQLKDNGNIILLGDSLGDLTMADGVPNVENILKIGFLNDKVEERLEKYMDCYDIVLVKDETLEVPNSILQKIL; the protein is encoded by the exons ATGGACAGAAACGCTGTGGTTAAAGTGGGCGCGATGGCGAGCGTTACTGTGTGCGCGCTCTTCGGGGGAGTCGTGTTCGCGCAGTACATCTTCACCAAGAAACAGAGAGCGGGAAAGAAAACCAAGATAATCGAGATG ATGCCAGAATTTGAGAAGAGCACAGTTCACATCAGAGACCCTGAGAGGGTGGAGCAGGTTATCTGCAGCCTCATTAAAGGCGGAGCATCCAAACTGCAG ATCATCACAGATTTTGATATGACGTTAAGCAAGTTTGCTGTCAATGGAAAACGTTGCCCAACATGTCATA ATATCATTGACAACTGCAAGCTAGTGACAGAAGAATGTAGGAAGAAG CTGCTTCAACTAAAGGAGACGTATTATCCAATAGAGATAGACCCTCATCTGACCATGGAGGAGAAATATCCATTTATGGTGGAGTG GTATTTTAAGTCTCACACGTATTTGGTAGAACAGAGATTGCAGAAAGACAAACTTCCAGAGGTTGTGAGAGAGTCGGATGTCTGTCTAAG GGAAGGGTACGAGCAGTTCTTTGACCGGCTGCACCAGCACAACGTTCCTATGTTCATTTTTTCCGCCGGTCTGGGAGACGTGCTGGAGGAAATTATCAGACAAGCTGGCGTCTACCACACCAACGTCAAAGTTGTGTCCAACTTCATGGACTTTGATGATAAT GGGGTTCTGAAAGGCTTTAAAGGAGAGCTGATCCACGTTTACAACAAGCATGACGGTGCCCTGAGGAACACCGAGTATTTCAAACAACTGAAGGACAATGGAAACATCATTCTGCTCGGAGACTCTCTCGGTGATCTCACCATGGCAGACGGTGTGCCCAACGTAGAGAACATCCTCAAAATCGGCTTTCTTAATGATAAG GTAGAGGAACGGTTAGAAAAGTACATGGACTGTTATGATATAGTTCTGGTGAAGGATGAAACACTTGAAGTGCCTAATTCCATCCTACAGAAGATCTTATAA